The Limibacillus sp. genome has a segment encoding these proteins:
- a CDS encoding transcriptional regulator GcvA, giving the protein MARRLPSLNGLRAFEAAARHLSFTKAAEELNVTQAAVSHQVKALEERLGLQLFKRGNRSLLLTDAGQAYLPALREAFDAIALATDRVTLRSQEGPLRISSLNSLAAKWLMPRLPRFRERNPGIDILIHTSDTLVDFARDGIDIGIRYGKGQYQGLICDYLMGDVCFPMCSPQLVEKSGHPLKHPADLRHHVLLSDDAPNVPGMPDWRMWLRAAGIRDLDPSSGYAYSDSAMMVQAAVEGQGVGLCRYSIAELDLAAGRLVKPFDLEIASQYSYYLAIPPANLQLPRVKAFREWILEEARNRPVGSGASPNDQTPPPENRSQP; this is encoded by the coding sequence ATGGCCCGACGCCTGCCCTCCCTGAACGGACTGCGCGCCTTCGAGGCCGCCGCGCGCCACCTCTCCTTCACCAAGGCGGCGGAGGAGTTGAACGTCACGCAGGCCGCCGTCAGCCACCAGGTGAAAGCGCTGGAGGAACGTCTGGGGCTCCAGCTCTTCAAGCGCGGCAACCGCTCCCTGCTGCTGACCGATGCGGGTCAGGCCTATCTGCCGGCGCTGCGCGAGGCCTTCGACGCCATCGCCCTGGCGACCGACCGCGTCACCTTGCGAAGTCAGGAGGGGCCTTTGCGGATCTCCTCGCTGAACTCCCTGGCCGCCAAATGGCTCATGCCGCGCCTGCCCCGCTTCCGGGAGCGCAATCCGGGCATCGATATCCTGATCCACACCTCGGACACCTTGGTGGACTTCGCGCGCGACGGGATCGACATCGGCATCCGCTACGGCAAGGGGCAGTATCAGGGATTGATCTGCGACTACCTGATGGGCGACGTCTGCTTTCCCATGTGCAGCCCGCAACTGGTGGAGAAGAGCGGTCATCCGCTGAAGCATCCGGCCGACCTGCGCCACCATGTGCTCTTGAGCGACGACGCCCCCAACGTGCCGGGCATGCCGGATTGGCGCATGTGGCTGCGCGCCGCCGGGATCAGGGACCTGGACCCCTCCTCCGGCTACGCCTACAGCGATTCGGCCATGATGGTGCAGGCCGCGGTGGAGGGACAGGGGGTCGGCCTCTGCCGCTATTCCATCGCCGAGCTGGACCTTGCCGCCGGCCGTCTGGTGAAGCCCTTTGATCTGGAAATCGCCTCGCAGTACTCCTATTACTTGGCGATCCCGCCGGCCAATCTTCAGTTGCCCAGGGTGAAGGCCTTCCGGGAGTGGATCCTGGAGGAAGCCCGCAACCGCCCGGTGGGCAGCGGCGCCAGCCCGAACGACCAGACCCCGCCGCCCGAGAACAGGAGTCAGCCTTGA